From the Excalfactoria chinensis isolate bCotChi1 chromosome 1, bCotChi1.hap2, whole genome shotgun sequence genome, one window contains:
- the LOC140247952 gene encoding uncharacterized protein produces the protein MDSVIKVVSRVCKTHCVRNVPSKKDIAAVISCLEVAQILPSPSNLLDSERWDSFTAAMLHRAMHEYKAEELKTWGLVLGALKAAKEEKQVQAIATGVFGLDTGTSGVPGGAEESLSGGDSAPKMAPATPAVFTMAMAAPETTPEEKAEVVSSGEAPPYYPRLYPSLQSFYSPEGDGICPREGESCGEARRGGVEPPPDPPPEEGSRPEKGEKKAEERKLPIPTPFVLSPEEGEERGVERKELPAPTLPVPFPQKGEERGTERKEMPTPALSVPPPQKGEEKEEERKVPPTPTQLVASPRRREEREDSRKPTDWSVIRESMRGLGLKERDWAVF, from the coding sequence atggattcCGTCATTAAGGTAGTATCACGAGTTTGTAAAACTCACTGCgttagaaatgttccttctaagaaggatatAGCTGCCGTCATCTCCTGTTTGGAGGTGGCGCAGATTTTACCCTCCCCTAGTAATCTGCTCGATTCGGAGCGGTGGGATTCTTTCACCGCTGCCATGCTCCATAGAGCAATGCACGAGTATAAAGCGGAGGAGTTAAAAACCTGGGGTTTGgtcctgggtgctcttaaagccgctaaggaggagaaacaagtccaggcCATCGCGACTGGGGTTTTTGGTCTGGATACTGGGACGTCCGGGGTCCCGGGGGGTGCGGAGGAATCGCTTTCTGGCGGCGACTCTGCACCCAAAATGGCGCCGGCCACGCCGGCCGTTTTCACAATGGCCATGGCCGCGCCCGAAACAACTCCGGAAGAGAAGGCGGAAGTTGTGTCATCTGGGGAGGCGCCACCATATTATCCCCGCCTATAcccctctttgcaaagcttttactcGCCTGAGGGGGATGGAATTTGTCCGAGGGAGGGAGAGTCGTGTGGGGAGGCGCGCCGTGGAGGCGTTGAGCCACCCCCAGACCCACCTCCGGAGGAGGGATCTCGTCCcgagaagggtgagaaaaaagcggaggaaagaaaattgcctatCCCCACCCCGTTTGTCTTATCTcccgaggagggggaggagagaggggtggagagaaaggaattgccTGCCCCCACCCTGCCGGTCCCGtttccccagaagggggaggagagagggacggaaagaaaggaaatgcctacCCCTGCCCTGTCGGTCCCgcctccccagaagggggaggaaaaagaggaggaacgaAAGGTTCCGCCTACCCCCACCCAATTGGTCGCGTCTCCCCGGAGGAGGGAGGAGCGAGAGGATTCTCGCAAGCCCACCGATTGGTCGGTTATCCGTGAATCAATGAGAGGGTTGGGGCTTAAGGAACGGGACTGGGCGGTGTTTTGA